One Nocardia huaxiensis genomic window, CGTCGAAGGTCTTGACGCCGGTCTTCTCCACCACGTCGTAGTCGGTGTACAGCCGCCGCGTCGCCGCCCCGGCCATGAGGGCAACCACGCAGCCGAGCACGAGCCCGCCGACCAGCCCGGTGGCGAGCGTGCGTTTGCTGCCCGTGCCGTTCGCGGTCGCGCCCGCCCCGGCCTGCATGATGGTCAGCCGGTTCGAGCCGTCGGCATTGAGTTCGTCGATGGCCTGCTGCAATTGGATCTGCGCGGTGAAGGCATTCGGGTCCTGCGCATTGAGCCGGTCGTTCCAGGCCGCGCGCATGGCCGAGGTCATCTCGGCGGCGGTGGCGGCGCGGTTGGCGTCGAGACGGCCGTTGATGTCGTCGGCGTACAGCTGCGCGATCTTCGGTGCGGCGGCCTTGGCGGCCTCCGGGGTGTCCGCCACGACCTGGATGTAGAACAGCGGACTGGCCACCACGAAGGTGGCCGAGAAATTCGAGACGCCGGTGGGGAATTCACGCGACTGCTTCAGATTCGACTGATACGTCGGATCGTTCAGATAGTAGGTGTAGCCCTGCGCCAGAATCGCGTCCTCGGTCGGCGGCCGCGAGGTGGAGCCCGCCGAGACGAGCACCCGGCTGGTGTAGGTGGTGGCCTGACCGCTCACCGACAGGTACGCGCCGGCGAACACGGCCACACCGATGACAGCGACCAGGAGCCGGCGCCGCCAGATCCGGTCGATCAGGACTTGAAACGTATTCGTCGTCAACGGTCCCCCGCCCAGCTGTGCACTGCGGCATCCCTTCGGTTCACGGTTGTCGGTGAAATCGCTGCTCACTCCAGCGTTATTACGTCACCGGACTCGACAACCGCCGACTTCAGCTTGCCACTCGGCGACCGCGGCAGGGAGTCGACCACGCGAATATCCACCCGCTGCCCCGGACCGAACAGGCGGGTCACGGCGGCGCGCACCTCCGCGGCGCACTCGTGCTCCGAAAAGCCGTCGCCGGGAACGAATCTCACCTCGAAGACACCCGGGGCGCGCTGGGCGATCTGGGCCTCGCGCAGGCCGGTCAGATCATCGAGCACGGTGGAGCCCAGCGGGAGCGGACGGCCGTCGGCGGAGGTGAAGATATCGTCCACGCGACCGTCGACGGTGCCGAGCAGGGGGAAGGCACGGCCGCACGGGCAGTTCCGCCCGGGTTCGGGCGGGCGCACCTCGTCGCCGGTGCGGTAGCGGAACAGTGGGAATCCCGTGTTGTGCAAGGGGGTTCCGACGATCTCCCAGCGGTCCTCGCAGCCTTCGAGCGGGACGAGTTCGACGATGCCGTAGTCCGGGAACGCGTGATAGCCCCCTTCCTCACAGGTTCCGGCCAGGGCGACCCGTTCGGTCTGGCCGTAGTGGTCCACGATCGGGGCGGTGTAGACCTCGCGCATGAGAGCCTGCTGGCCGGGTGTCATCATCTCCGAGGACGTAATGATCGCGCGCACCGGGATTTTCACGCCGCGATCACGCAGCAATGCCGCCAGCAGCGCGATGCTGGAGGGCCAGCCCTCGATGGCGTGCGGGTCGAAACGCTGAATATCCTCGATGATGGCGTCGATGCGCTCGGGCGTCAGATAGAAACTCGACACCAGCAACTGGCCCGCACCCGGCAGCAGCAGGGTGGGGCGGTCCGCGCCGCCCGAGGCGAAACCATTGCCGCGCAACACAACCCGGCGCGAATCCGCGGGCACGCCGAACCAGCTCCACTGCCGTTCCAGCGCGGTCAGCTCGAGCACCGAGGAAGTCATGGTCCGGTAGACCTGAACCGGGCGGCCCGACGAGCCACTCGACATGGCCGGCCACATCAGCCGGCGCGGGCGGGTGCGGAAGCGATCGGCCCGGCCCACCAGATCCGCTCGCGAAATCAGCGGCAGCCGTGGGAGATCGGCGAGCGTGCGGATCGAGGACGGGTCGATGCCGTGGTCGCGGAACCACTCGCGGTAGAAGGGGGAGCGCGCGGCGGCGATACCCACCAGTTTGCGCAGACGCTGCTCCTGGAAGGCCCGGATGGTCGCG contains:
- a CDS encoding phenylacetate--CoA ligase family protein, translating into MTYQDSSLSFKHRLRRVHPRRGALRRTLATLDRADAATIRAFQEQRLRKLVGIAAARSPFYREWFRDHGIDPSSIRTLADLPRLPLISRADLVGRADRFRTRPRRLMWPAMSSGSSGRPVQVYRTMTSSVLELTALERQWSWFGVPADSRRVVLRGNGFASGGADRPTLLLPGAGQLLVSSFYLTPERIDAIIEDIQRFDPHAIEGWPSSIALLAALLRDRGVKIPVRAIITSSEMMTPGQQALMREVYTAPIVDHYGQTERVALAGTCEEGGYHAFPDYGIVELVPLEGCEDRWEIVGTPLHNTGFPLFRYRTGDEVRPPEPGRNCPCGRAFPLLGTVDGRVDDIFTSADGRPLPLGSTVLDDLTGLREAQIAQRAPGVFEVRFVPGDGFSEHECAAEVRAAVTRLFGPGQRVDIRVVDSLPRSPSGKLKSAVVESGDVITLE